CCTCTGACATCATTTGCAACATCAAATGATGTAGGTTATTATGCCTTCATAACGGGAGGTGTTTGATGAGAACCACAGTAACGATTGATGACGAACTGCTTACAAAAGCCCGCAAATTGACGGGTATCAAGGGGCAGTCCGAGTTGGTGAACAGGGGGCTTAAGGTCATTATTGAACGCGAAGCGGCGCGGCGTCTCGCTCTTTTGGGCGGAAGTGAGCCGGATTTGAAACCGATACCCAGACGGCGGTTGAAGACAAGCAAATGATTTTAGTTGATACTTCGGTGTGGATTAACCATTTGCGCTCGCATGATGCCCTGTTAAAAAACCTTCTTGTTAAAGGCGGTGTTTTGACCCATCCGTTTGTTATAGGGGAGTTGTCCATGGGCGTTTTCCCAAAGCGAAAGGAAGTGATTGCTGGGTTGAAAGAGATTCCTCTTGCTGACATTATGGAAGATGAAGAAATGCTTTTATTTATTGAGAGCAACTCCCTTGCGGGAAAGGGAATCGGCTATGTGGACGCCCATCTTCTTGGAGCAGTCTCGCTTTCAAAACCCGCAAAACTTTTGACTTACGACAAGAACCTTCACAAAGTTGCCTCAAAAATGGGGCTGTCCGCAAACTTTACGCACTAATGCGCCCACAGTGAAAGGGGCAGGCAGTCAACCCCCCAACAACTTCCTTACCGCCTCAACCGCTTTTCCGGTCTCAACATTTTCCACTTCCCCCGTCATGCGGTTTTTGACCTCCACTTTCCCCTCTTTCAAACCCCTCGGTCCCGCGACAATATGAAACGGAACTCCAATCAATTCGCAATCCTTGAACTTTACTCCCGCGCTTTCATCCCTGTCATCAATGAGCGCGTCAACTCCCGCATCCATAAGGCCGGAATAAATCCCCTCCGCCGCTTTGACCGTTTCGTCATCCCCCATGTTTGTCGGGATAACCGCCGCCTCAAAAGGGGCGATTGCGGGCGGAATGACCATTGACCGCCCGTCGTTGCTCTGCTCTATCGCGGCGGCGGCCGTCCTGCCTATTCCTATGCCGTAACAGCCCATCACAAAGGGCTTTTCCTCCCCGTCCGAATCGGTGAAGGTCGCCTCCATCACCTCGCTGTATTTTGTGCCGAGCATAAACACATGCCCCACCTCTATGCCGCGCACCGGCGAGAGCGTTCCGGTTTCACACGCGGGGCAGCCGTCTCCCTCTTTCGCCGTCTGAATGTCAAAAAACCCGTCCGCGCTGAAATCCCTTCCCTCCCGGACGCCGGTTATGTGAATGTCCTTTTTGTTCGCCCCCACAACCGCGCCGCTCATTTCGCGGATGGAATTGTCCGCAACCAGTTTTATTTTTTCCTTCAT
This genomic interval from Candidatus Dadabacteria bacterium contains the following:
- a CDS encoding type II toxin-antitoxin system VapB family antitoxin; translated protein: MRTTVTIDDELLTKARKLTGIKGQSELVNRGLKVIIEREAARRLALLGGSEPDLKPIPRRRLKTSK
- a CDS encoding PIN domain-containing protein; amino-acid sequence: MILVDTSVWINHLRSHDALLKNLLVKGGVLTHPFVIGELSMGVFPKRKEVIAGLKEIPLADIMEDEEMLLFIESNSLAGKGIGYVDAHLLGAVSLSKPAKLLTYDKNLHKVASKMGLSANFTH